In Halorhabdus rudnickae, the following proteins share a genomic window:
- a CDS encoding DUF5788 family protein, whose protein sequence is MHEYERKQLLERIEREGATVGAEIPDAIEIDGESLDLRTIVFETRRRETVPAEERDRVESVKTKLRRERNRRVERLESASLSYDEGETLAESIVGIDRALHALETLEPADVGAERDAATAADRRRWMRFLRKALGQDGDAGDRRARGGP, encoded by the coding sequence GTGCACGAGTACGAACGCAAACAACTCCTCGAACGGATCGAGCGCGAGGGCGCGACGGTGGGGGCCGAGATCCCAGACGCTATCGAGATCGACGGGGAGTCACTCGATCTACGCACGATCGTCTTCGAGACCAGGCGGCGAGAAACCGTTCCGGCCGAGGAGCGCGACCGCGTCGAGTCCGTCAAGACGAAGCTCAGACGAGAGCGAAATCGCCGAGTCGAACGGCTCGAATCGGCGTCGTTGTCCTACGACGAGGGTGAGACGCTGGCCGAGTCGATCGTCGGGATCGACCGGGCGCTTCACGCCCTGGAGACTCTCGAACCCGCCGATGTCGGGGCCGAACGGGACGCCGCGACGGCCGCAGACCGTCGACGCTGGATGCGGTTCCTCCGGAAGGCACTCGGCCAGGACGGGGATGCAGGTGATCGACGCGCACGGGGTGGGCCATGA
- the polX gene encoding DNA polymerase/3'-5' exonuclease PolX, translating to MTSNAEVAERLEEFADLLEAKDVEYKPRAYRRAAENVAEYPEDVADLADEGVQAVQGIDRVGEAIASKIVEYVETGEIAELEALREQLPVEMDALTSVEGVGPKTVGTLYEALEIETLDDLEAAAQAGEIQDVSGFGATTEENILSGIDFARQAHERQLLGDARPRGEQVVTYLNVSDAVERCALAGSLRRWNATIGDVDVLVGSDDPATVVETFTDWGGVDRIIEAGEQKASIRSRGVRIDLRVVDPAEFGAALQYFTGSKSHNVTLRNRAIERGLKMNEYGVFDVNGVEEDDQRAGERVAGETEESMYDALGLPPIPPELREDRGEVAAAVAGELPTLVETTDVRGDLHVHTEWSDGNETIEGMVEAAAERGYEYVAITDHATGPGMVGGVGLDDDELGAQLEEVRAVDEREDDITVLAGVEANIDVDGSISVGDDLLAALDLVVASPHAGLDGDGTDRLIAAAEHPHVDIIGHPTGRYLNRRPGLDLDVPKVAAAAADHDTALEINANPQRLDLGGNEVKQAVDAGATIVVDTDAHHPSSYDFTRFGVHTARRGWAEVEDTLNTWPLGKIREFLAEESAT from the coding sequence ATGACGAGCAACGCCGAGGTCGCCGAGCGTCTCGAGGAGTTCGCCGACCTACTGGAGGCCAAAGACGTCGAGTACAAGCCCCGGGCCTACCGGCGGGCCGCCGAGAACGTCGCCGAATATCCCGAGGACGTCGCCGACCTTGCCGATGAAGGGGTCCAAGCCGTCCAGGGAATCGATCGCGTGGGCGAGGCCATCGCGTCGAAGATCGTCGAGTACGTCGAAACCGGCGAGATAGCGGAACTCGAGGCGTTACGCGAGCAGTTGCCCGTCGAAATGGACGCGCTGACGAGCGTCGAGGGCGTCGGCCCGAAGACCGTCGGCACGCTGTATGAGGCACTCGAGATCGAGACGCTCGACGACCTGGAGGCAGCAGCGCAGGCGGGCGAGATTCAGGATGTCTCGGGGTTCGGTGCGACGACCGAGGAGAATATCCTCTCAGGGATCGACTTCGCCCGACAGGCACACGAGCGTCAGTTGCTGGGCGACGCCCGTCCCCGTGGCGAGCAGGTTGTGACGTACCTGAACGTCTCCGACGCCGTCGAGCGATGTGCGCTTGCCGGGTCGCTCAGGCGCTGGAACGCGACCATCGGCGACGTCGACGTGCTGGTCGGCAGCGACGACCCCGCGACTGTCGTCGAAACGTTCACCGACTGGGGAGGGGTCGATCGGATCATCGAGGCCGGCGAGCAGAAGGCCAGCATCCGATCCCGTGGCGTCCGGATCGATCTCCGGGTTGTCGATCCGGCGGAGTTCGGCGCAGCCCTGCAGTACTTCACCGGCAGCAAGAGCCACAACGTCACGCTGCGCAACCGGGCGATCGAGCGCGGACTGAAGATGAACGAGTACGGCGTCTTCGACGTGAACGGTGTCGAAGAGGACGACCAGCGAGCGGGCGAGCGTGTGGCTGGAGAGACTGAAGAGTCGATGTACGACGCACTCGGATTGCCGCCGATCCCGCCGGAGCTACGAGAGGACCGCGGTGAGGTCGCAGCAGCAGTCGCGGGCGAACTGCCGACTCTCGTGGAGACGACGGACGTCCGCGGCGACCTGCACGTCCACACTGAGTGGTCCGACGGGAACGAAACGATCGAGGGAATGGTCGAAGCTGCGGCCGAACGGGGCTACGAGTACGTCGCCATCACCGACCACGCGACCGGCCCGGGGATGGTCGGCGGCGTCGGCCTCGACGACGACGAATTGGGCGCGCAACTGGAAGAAGTTCGCGCCGTCGACGAACGGGAGGACGACATCACCGTGCTGGCGGGCGTCGAAGCGAACATCGACGTCGATGGATCGATCTCGGTCGGGGACGACCTCCTCGCTGCGCTTGACCTCGTGGTCGCCTCGCCACATGCAGGCCTCGATGGAGACGGGACCGACCGCCTGATCGCCGCCGCCGAACACCCACACGTGGACATTATCGGCCATCCGACAGGCCGGTACCTGAACCGGCGCCCCGGACTGGATCTCGACGTTCCGAAAGTGGCCGCGGCCGCCGCCGACCACGACACCGCCCTAGAGATCAACGCCAACCCCCAACGTCTCGATCTCGGGGGAAACGAAGTCAAACAGGCTGTCGACGCGGGCGCGACGATCGTCGTCGATACCGATGCTCACCACCCGTCGAGCTACGACTTCACCCGGTTTGGCGTCCACACCGCCAGGCGCGGCTGGGCCGAAGTTGAAGACACGCTCAACACCTGGCCCCTCGGAAAGATACGTGAGTTCCTGGCAGAGGAGTCCGCGACCTAA